From Amphiura filiformis chromosome 20, Afil_fr2py, whole genome shotgun sequence, a single genomic window includes:
- the LOC140142054 gene encoding coiled-coil domain-containing protein 13-like, whose amino-acid sequence MESEALRQQFQALQEQQQKKLLKAKQRQEEKSKKKESTSNDNGQPEDALGISDDLGLMLCEPIPNDVLYDEELNRHLTEQIRELKDESGRLYKLLSERDYEIRKMKKQRDEDRHAIAGTGVASDSAATKIVELSKKNREMTAELESERTKVKQLLRRVRDAEKEMQVMAQGGSGNNNNKMIIHRTADEEEKDKMMETTAAELKSTQDKLSHTTNKLSEYRNQANTLKQELKVAHKVLSNEVGDNVNVQSLLNSTSGWRGRAQQILLLQNKVSELKSQVEHQRGRPGTQMSLEDQFMNMDVTADSDTLSMTGMMTTRSVKSGSMEERQKQRIRKLEKERRDAKEKANEDFKTLEEEHSKLKEKCDAVKARNKVLSNEMKSLKQQMTTLKDKGKHDDELIEALMKQQSHLKDLLDQTSESNKKVKAKEQEAALMLQQKNQQEANLVEQLKRIVSEKEQKVHQLEQEIEDIKNRHHQKSQHSNGIFHRPPSGSIERPLTVVSITDRPGSGEMHSYNSPTPPPPSSRQGGRPNSRQGMRTISRHSNNGSPMSNGRPSSRPSSTGSVTDRGILVQLEDVRRQCHEYKATSQAAEVERDKLMELVQILQQRVDEASSKITDSQAQVQQIKQHNVMLEKQLGRIQMAEGKSSGKGGRKQNTGQPHYSNKSDEMLLKEDLPPTRGNVEELQTRLILQMDENHALKSALESSMQAKKEDLKLYHEMMNQTRHVFLQGLRQYKQTNQNS is encoded by the exons CTTTGTGAACCTATTCCTAATGATGTGTTATATGATGAAGAACTGAACAGACACTTAACTGAGCAAATCAGA GAATTAAAAGATGAAAGTGGTCGGCTTTACAAGCTGCTGAGTGAAAGAGATTATGAAATAAGAAAGATGAAGAAGCAAAGAGATGAAGACAGACACGCTATTGCAG GCACTGGTGTTGCAAGTGATAGTGCTGCCACAAAGATTGTTGAGTTGTCTAAGAAGAATAGAGAAATGACTGCAGAACTAGAAAGTGAGAGAACCAAAGTAAAACAACTGTTAAGACGAGTCAGAGATGCTGAGAAAGAA ATGCAAGTGATGGCCCAAGGTGGAAGTGGGAATAATAACAACAAGATGATAATTCACAGAACTGCAGATGAAGAAGAAAAAGATAAAATG ATGGAGACCACAGCAGCAGAACTGAAATCAACCCAAGATAAATTATCGCATACTACCAACAAACTATCTGAATACAGAAACCAAGCGAACACACTGAAACAAGAACTGAAGGTAGCCCATAAGGTGTTAAGTAATGAAGTAGGAGATAATGTCAATGTACAGAGTCTGTTGAATAGCACTAGTGGATGGAGAGGACGGGCACAACAAATATTACTATTGCAAAATAAG GTTAGTGAGCTGAAATCACAAGTAGAACATCAACGAGGTCGTCCAGGGACCCAGATGAGTCTTGAGGATCAGTTTATGAACATGGATGTTACTGCTGATAGCGACACATTATCAATGACAGGGATGATGACGACAAGATCAGTCAAATCAGGATCCATGGAAGAAAGGCAAAAACAGAGAATAAGGAAATTAGAGAAGGAGAGAAGAGATGCAAAAGAG AAAGCCAATGAAGACTTCAAAACATTAGAAGAGGAACACAGCAAACTGAAGGAGAAATGTGATGCAGTTAAAGCAAGGAATAAGGTTCTCTCTAATGAAATGAAGTCCTTAAAACAGCAGATGACGACACTCAAAGACAAGGGAAAACATGATGATGAACTGATAGAAGCATTAATG AAGCAGCAATCTCACCTGAAAGATCTCTTAGACCAGACGTCAGAAAGCAATAAGAAAGTGAAAGCCAAGGAGCAGGAAGCAGCACTGATGTTGCAACAAAAAAACCAACAGGAAGCCAACCTGGTTGAACAACTCAAACGTATTGTGTCGGAAAAGGAACAAAAGGTGCACCAGCTAGAGCAGGAAATTGAAGACATTAAAAATAGG CACCATCAGAAAAGCCAACACTCAAATGGTATATTTCATCGTCCTCCATCTGGTTCTATAGAACGCCCTCTTACAGTTGTCTCTATCACAGATAGACCAGGAAGTGGTGAAATGCATTCATATAACTCTCCTACTCCACCACCTCCATCATCAAG GCAGGGTGGTCGTCCTAATTCCAGGCAAGGTATGCGTACCATCTCTAGACACAGTAATAATGGATCACCAATGTCAAATGGAAGACCATCATCTAGACCTTCTAGCACAGG GAGTGTTACAGATAGAGGAATTCTAGTACAACTGGAAGACGTAAGGAGACAATGTCATGAGTACAAGGCAACAAGTCAAGCAGCAGAGGTAGAAAGGGATAAACTAATGGAACTGGTTCAAATACTACAACAAAG AGTTGATGAAGCCAGCTCAAAAATCACAGACTCTCAAGCCCAAGTTCAGCAAATAAAGCAACATAATGTGATGCTTGAGAAACAACTAGGAAGAATACAGATGGCTGAAGGGAAGAGTTCAGGGAAAGGAGGAAGGAAACAGAATACAGGGCAACCACATTATAGTAACAAATCAGATGAGATGTTACTGAAAGAAGACTTGCCACCAACAAGGGGTAATGTGGAGGAGTTACAAACTAG GTTAATATTACAAATGGATGAGAATCATGCCTTGAAGTCAGCATTAGAAAGCAGCATGCAAGCCAAAAAAGAAGACCTTAAACTCTACCATGAAATGATGAACCAAACAAGACATGTCTTCTTACAGGGATTAAGACAATACAAGCAAACAAATCAAAATAGCTAG